One region of Endozoicomonas sp. Mp262 genomic DNA includes:
- a CDS encoding LacI family transcriptional regulator: MARADQGSSTIYQVAHEAGLSIATVSRVLNGKKNVSETARQKVLTACKKLHYRPSINARQLHGESLFDIGVILGTDSETYTPFAMKVYEALKFALHNQGYRAKRITIASEKSQLPPCKGYIAVGLQKSDNRIKRLESNNLPLVTIGDPRNNGFWVASNDHQGGYRAAEYLIQQGCKHIHYVCQHLDHDLSRLRLNGMQYAIATRGLPAPGIHALDNKTGIPVLDAYRLGLRLFDGTMAIDGIVSFSDEVATGLHCAATDLSINVPGQLKITGYDGVVERQHLALTTIAQNLPQLADKAASLIIKAINKEAVTGQLVDISLRKGQTA, from the coding sequence ATGGCCAGAGCGGATCAAGGCAGTTCAACTATCTATCAAGTAGCCCATGAAGCAGGGCTTTCCATTGCCACTGTGAGCCGGGTTTTGAATGGCAAAAAAAATGTTTCTGAAACCGCTCGACAAAAAGTACTTACCGCCTGTAAAAAACTCCATTATCGACCCAGCATCAATGCCCGCCAACTCCATGGCGAAAGCCTCTTTGATATCGGTGTTATTCTTGGGACAGATTCAGAAACCTATACCCCTTTTGCCATGAAGGTTTATGAAGCGCTGAAGTTTGCTCTACATAATCAGGGATACCGGGCCAAAAGAATCACCATCGCCTCAGAAAAAAGTCAGCTACCCCCGTGTAAAGGGTATATAGCGGTGGGTCTTCAAAAATCCGACAACCGAATTAAACGACTAGAGTCTAACAACTTACCGCTGGTCACCATAGGTGATCCAAGAAACAATGGTTTTTGGGTGGCATCCAATGATCACCAGGGCGGTTATCGGGCAGCGGAATACTTAATACAGCAAGGTTGCAAACACATACATTATGTATGCCAGCATCTTGATCATGATCTTTCCCGATTAAGACTTAACGGTATGCAATACGCCATTGCCACCCGTGGTCTTCCTGCCCCCGGGATTCATGCGCTGGACAATAAAACCGGCATTCCGGTACTTGATGCTTACCGCCTTGGACTCCGGCTTTTTGATGGCACTATGGCTATTGATGGTATCGTCTCCTTCTCCGATGAAGTGGCCACCGGACTCCACTGCGCAGCCACAGACCTGTCTATCAATGTACCGGGACAGTTAAAAATTACTGGCTATGATGGCGTTGTGGAAAGACAGCATCTTGCCCTGACAACCATCGCCCAAAACCTGCCACAATTAGCCGATAAAGCAGCGAGCCTGATTATCAAAGCCATAAATAAGGAAGCTGTGACAGGTCAGTTAGTTGATATTTCCTTGCGGAAAGGTCAAACAGCATAG
- a CDS encoding glycogen/starch/alpha-glucan phosphorylase, translating to MIKRKADFSIGKEFSADQIEEGIHRHLEQSLGVAYDEAGPAEYWEALSLVTRDITLEKTREGRKKEQESKARRVYYLSLEFLVGRLLGNNLHNLGIYRQAEEALARKGINLTDVLEQEADPGLGNGGLGRLAACFLDSLTTLNLPAFGYGINYRFGLFKQSFVGGRQVESPDIWREDGCPSGIERPMRKQTVKLYGGVREQAGKVVWEDTVEIEGIPWDVPVTGYNTGTVNTLRLWEGRARGGFDLTSFDAGRYQDSRSREVEAENISQVLYPNDNHYQGKALRLIQQYFFVACSLADLIARYKKENNGWEHFAEKVAIQLNDTHPAIAVPELMRLLIDEEDFVFSKALELCRKVFSYTNHTLLPEALEKWPVGLIAQVLPRHMQLIHLINYHFLNDEVEAEWPGDNQVKRRLSIIEEPEHPGDDQMVRMAYLSVVGSHKVNGVAALHSRLVQEQLFPEFHKLWPNKIVNVTNGVTPRRWLAYCNPELASLIDETVEGDWRSELHRLEQMRSHADDPAFQKRFAAIKRNNKVQLAAVIKELCGVEVSPDAIFDVQIKRLHEYKRQQMNLLHIMALYRRLLENPDLDVPQRVFIFGAKAAPGYKVAKTIIHAINSLAERVNHDRRIRGKLKVVFLPNYRVSLAEKIIPAADVSEQISTAGFEASGTGNMKMALNGALTIGTLDGANVEIAEEVGDENIFIFGLTVEEVSELRRRGYNPRDIYHRSEELRAVIDWLASDDLCPDEHAAFKPLVEALLDRGDYFLTLADFTAYSEAHQRIVEAWKEPSRWWKMAIINSASMGKFSSDRSIMDYARTIWNMA from the coding sequence ATGATTAAACGCAAGGCTGATTTCAGTATAGGAAAAGAGTTTAGTGCTGATCAGATTGAGGAAGGTATCCACCGTCATCTGGAGCAGTCTCTTGGCGTGGCCTATGATGAAGCGGGCCCGGCTGAGTATTGGGAAGCCCTGAGTCTCGTAACCCGGGATATTACCCTGGAAAAAACCCGGGAAGGGCGAAAGAAGGAGCAGGAAAGCAAAGCCCGGCGTGTGTACTACCTTTCCCTTGAATTTCTGGTGGGCCGTTTACTGGGTAACAACTTGCATAATCTTGGGATATACAGGCAGGCAGAAGAAGCCCTTGCCAGAAAAGGGATAAACCTCACCGATGTTTTAGAGCAGGAAGCGGACCCTGGACTGGGTAATGGTGGCCTGGGTCGTTTAGCGGCATGTTTCCTGGATTCCCTGACAACACTTAACCTGCCTGCCTTTGGTTACGGTATTAATTACCGCTTTGGGTTATTTAAACAAAGTTTTGTGGGTGGCAGGCAGGTAGAAAGCCCTGATATCTGGCGGGAAGATGGCTGTCCTTCAGGTATCGAGCGGCCCATGCGCAAGCAAACCGTAAAACTCTATGGTGGTGTTCGCGAGCAGGCCGGTAAAGTAGTCTGGGAAGATACTGTTGAGATAGAGGGCATTCCTTGGGATGTTCCTGTCACTGGCTATAATACCGGAACGGTTAATACCTTAAGGCTTTGGGAAGGAAGGGCCCGTGGTGGCTTTGACCTGACCAGTTTTGATGCAGGCCGTTACCAGGATTCCCGTTCCCGTGAGGTGGAAGCAGAGAATATCAGCCAGGTGCTCTACCCCAATGATAACCACTATCAGGGAAAGGCGCTGCGCCTGATTCAGCAGTACTTTTTTGTGGCCTGTTCCCTTGCGGACCTGATTGCCCGCTATAAGAAGGAAAATAACGGTTGGGAACACTTCGCCGAAAAAGTGGCTATTCAGTTAAACGATACCCATCCGGCAATCGCTGTACCTGAATTGATGCGTCTGCTGATTGATGAAGAAGATTTTGTGTTCAGCAAGGCACTGGAACTCTGTCGTAAAGTCTTTAGTTACACTAACCACACGCTACTGCCAGAAGCCCTGGAAAAATGGCCTGTGGGCTTAATAGCCCAGGTTTTACCACGGCATATGCAGCTTATCCATCTGATTAACTATCACTTCCTGAATGATGAGGTGGAGGCTGAGTGGCCTGGTGATAACCAGGTTAAGCGTCGCCTTTCCATCATTGAGGAGCCGGAACATCCCGGCGATGACCAGATGGTTCGAATGGCTTATCTCTCTGTGGTGGGTAGTCATAAGGTGAACGGTGTTGCAGCCCTGCATTCCCGATTGGTTCAGGAGCAGCTATTCCCCGAGTTTCATAAACTCTGGCCCAATAAAATTGTCAACGTCACCAATGGTGTTACACCAAGGCGCTGGCTGGCGTACTGTAATCCGGAACTGGCATCTCTCATTGATGAAACCGTGGAGGGTGACTGGCGTAGTGAACTGCATCGACTGGAACAGATGCGCAGCCATGCCGACGACCCGGCCTTTCAGAAGCGTTTTGCCGCGATTAAGAGGAATAACAAGGTTCAGTTAGCCGCAGTCATCAAAGAACTGTGCGGAGTGGAGGTCAGCCCTGATGCCATTTTTGACGTTCAGATAAAGCGCTTGCATGAATACAAGCGACAGCAGATGAATTTATTGCACATCATGGCGCTGTATCGAAGACTGCTTGAGAACCCTGATCTTGATGTTCCTCAACGTGTCTTTATTTTTGGTGCAAAGGCGGCTCCAGGCTATAAGGTAGCCAAGACCATTATTCATGCCATTAATAGTTTGGCGGAGCGTGTCAATCATGATCGCCGTATCCGTGGCAAGTTAAAGGTAGTGTTTTTACCCAACTACCGGGTGAGCCTGGCAGAAAAAATTATCCCGGCTGCCGATGTGTCTGAACAGATATCCACTGCCGGTTTTGAGGCATCCGGCACCGGCAATATGAAGATGGCCCTTAACGGGGCCTTGACCATTGGCACTTTGGATGGTGCCAATGTGGAAATCGCCGAAGAGGTGGGTGACGAGAATATCTTCATCTTTGGGCTCACCGTTGAGGAAGTCAGTGAACTGCGTCGTCGGGGCTATAATCCAAGAGATATCTATCATCGCTCTGAAGAGTTAAGGGCAGTGATTGACTGGCTGGCCTCTGATGACCTGTGTCCCGACGAACATGCCGCCTTTAAGCCACTGGTGGAGGCATTGCTGGATCGTGGTGACTACTTCCTGACGCTGGCGGACTTTACGGCTTACAGTGAAGCTCACCAGCGAATAGTGGAGGCCTGGAAAGAACCGTCCCGCTGGTGGAAAATGGCCATTATAAATTCAGCCTCTATGGGTAAGTTCTCGTCAGACCGCTCCATAATGGATTATGCCCGGACTATCTGGAATATGGCCTGA
- a CDS encoding Fic family protein, whose protein sequence is MTYQPTHLPVDQETQLETQAVLKQLARAHRHLAELKGIVRSIPNEAILVSTLALQEAKDSSEVENIVTTHDELFRDDNIAGSTYSLGAKEVKSYVAALNLGFKTVKATGLLRLQDILDMQQALEENRAGFRKLPGTELKNMHTGEVIYTPPQTPEIVESLMANLVTYINDSNLSDNDPLVKMAVIHFQFESIHPFYDGNGRTGRIINILYLVAQQLLDIPVLYLSRYIIRNKSQYYQRLQAVRNHQDWEGWLLYMLSAIEETSRETTRLIEQIRDQMQSVKHRIRDELPKIYSQDLLNNLFCHPYTKIEFIERDLGVSRQTATKYLDLLCKKGFLRKQKMGRNNYYINEPLATLFFALGR, encoded by the coding sequence GTGACCTATCAGCCAACCCACCTTCCTGTGGATCAGGAGACACAACTGGAAACACAGGCTGTCTTGAAACAGCTGGCCAGGGCCCATCGTCACCTTGCAGAACTGAAAGGCATTGTGCGCTCCATTCCCAATGAAGCCATCCTGGTCAGCACATTGGCTCTGCAAGAGGCAAAAGACAGTTCTGAAGTGGAAAATATCGTCACCACCCATGATGAACTGTTCAGGGATGACAATATTGCAGGCAGCACCTACAGTCTCGGTGCCAAAGAGGTCAAAAGCTACGTTGCAGCCCTTAACCTCGGGTTTAAAACAGTCAAAGCAACAGGGTTGCTCAGGCTTCAGGATATCCTCGATATGCAGCAGGCACTGGAAGAGAACCGGGCAGGTTTCCGCAAGCTGCCCGGTACTGAACTCAAGAATATGCATACTGGCGAAGTGATCTATACCCCGCCACAAACCCCGGAAATAGTTGAGTCACTCATGGCCAACCTGGTGACTTACATTAATGACAGCAATTTGTCCGACAACGACCCCCTGGTAAAAATGGCGGTAATCCACTTCCAGTTTGAGAGTATCCACCCTTTTTATGATGGCAATGGCCGCACCGGGCGAATCATTAATATTCTCTACCTGGTCGCCCAGCAGCTATTGGATATTCCTGTTCTCTATCTGAGCCGCTACATTATTCGAAATAAATCGCAATACTATCAGCGGCTTCAAGCGGTAAGAAATCACCAGGACTGGGAAGGCTGGTTACTCTATATGTTATCCGCGATAGAGGAAACGTCCCGGGAAACCACCCGGCTCATTGAGCAGATTCGTGACCAAATGCAGTCCGTTAAACATCGCATTCGTGATGAGCTGCCAAAAATCTACAGTCAGGACTTACTGAATAACCTGTTCTGCCATCCCTATACCAAAATTGAGTTTATCGAGCGTGACCTAGGGGTTAGCCGACAGACCGCCACCAAATACCTGGACTTATTGTGTAAGAAAGGTTTTCTGAGAAAACAGAAAATGGGTCGCAATAACTACTATATCAATGAACCCCTGGCAACGTTATTCTTCGCACTGGGTCGATAA